The sequence below is a genomic window from Bombus fervidus isolate BK054 chromosome 2, iyBomFerv1, whole genome shotgun sequence.
ATATTGACGAAGACATGTACCGAGTTAGAGTATCATGCATAAGACATCGTTAATAGTGCAGATCAAACAAACAGAAATGTTACACTCCGCTGTTATTCGCAAATGTACagatgtatattatatatattaaagtgTACTTCGTATAACGATGTTGAGAATCTTTTATCTGCTCAAATGCGGATAAccatttatattactaatcCGCTCACTTTGAACTCACTGAATAcgtgtacataacattttttttattgtcaaTCCAATAATCTGCCATTATATTTTGCTTTTATACATGCTAATTTAACGTTAGCGATAGTGTACAACCAACTACGAGTATATAAGTGTCATTATCTTAGAATTCGATATTGCAAGGCAATGATTAATCTttccttttacttttttacaaaatcgatcgattcctCTGTGGTAAACCAGAGTATCGAAAAGAGCGCGCGgttcgatataattttttttatcttcaaatAGTATTCAATGCATCGAGAGATTTGTTTGTAACTATATAGTTGAATACTTAAATGTATCCTGTATCGGATGAAAACCAGTAAGATCACATCCAAAACTGACTTCATACGCGGTGAGATGTTTCTTGATGTTGCATAATTAATGTTTCTATAAATTGTTGGATGCATGTATGCTTGATTCAATTTCTGTTTTCGTGCCACCGTGATTATGATATGCTAAgtagtattaaaaataagcATTACGCGATTATCCTTCATAGCCTTTCATTAGCACAGATCTcatagttattaataataagttAACATATCATGTATCTTTCAGTTCTGATTTCATTATGAAGATTCGTAAAGTCGTTGTGCccgaaaatatatgtatatatatatatgtatatgtttcaattcaatcaaataaatcaaacagaaaaatttacaatttcccggatttttcttgtttacttAGTTCAAGGGCTAAAGCTAATTCAGCCTCTTCTTGCTGTTTACGCTTACGCCTTTCCTCCTCGGTCTTTAAGCTTTGTTGAGATGCCCAAACAAATTGCTCTTCTTCGCTCAACGAGAGAGGTGGTGCACTGTTACCGTTCCAAATTTTACCCATGtcatttttcgattttttatcattaaaagTAGTTTTAGATCTATTGTGTGCTAAATCTTGTCCTTGCCTTCTGGCAGATTTTTCATTCTTGGTGGAGAATGCTTCATCTATGTCAACCGTTTTTATCTTGAAGTTTGAAAACGCATCGGAATCGATGGTCTTTATATTTCTGTTGTCGTCGGAGAATGCTTTCACGAAATCAGTATCGAATTTAGCATTGTCTTTCTCAAACTTGCTTTTAGTCAGAGGAAAAGTATTTGAGAAATCAATATCAAAGCTTTTGGTGAACGAATTTTTACGAGAGAGTACCGAGGTTGTTCCATAACTAAATGGATCCACGTTGCCAGCCGTTGTTTCACTCTTATTCGCGTTATGATCTTCTGCATCATCGGCGAATGGATCCGGTATGTTAAAGGGATCTTCGTATCGATAGTCTCTGAAGGGATCTTCCGTGAAATCCGGCAGCTTTGGAGTTACCGTTGATACTGTGTGTGTTCTGCTGGTTGGTCTGGGTGGTGCCGTTCGAGTCAGTGTTGGTTCCGGCTGAAGCAGGTTTTTTTCAGTGGTCAATTTTCGTTTACTGAAAAGGTAGAAAGAATAGCGCAAGAACCGCTGGTTATCGTCAGGCTGCCGGACCATACGTGGCTGTTGTTGAATACTAGAGTATACTCAATTGCAAGCGAGTCAAAACATTCGAGTTCGTTCGTTTTGATTTTGTTATAGTAAAAAACACTAACACGCGATAATCTGTAGTATGTTACTAAATTAATCAATTAGTAATCAACTGATAATCAACTTTGagcgaaatataaaaaaaaacaacaaatGGTAGATAAAGATAATAAGTGAACGCTTTTTAAACCATTCacgaataaataaacgtgCGTTTAAAGATTCTATGACACTAAATTGGTCGAATTAACTCGaacgttttatttaaataatgtaaaaatttccatgcaatattataaaaagaaaacagaataCTGGAACAAAGagaacaaattaattaatttgtagaCAGCATGCTCCAGGAGTCGGATCAATGAATAAACTGAAAATTGTGCAGCTTCTacctaaatataaaacaaaaaatataattaatctttttttttaatataaatatattttacaaaataatattgtaatatattaaaatgacatattatatagtaatattaaGTAACTCGTAGTTTAGAAATGTGAGTTAAGAatcatattatcattatttatgtaaaatagcATTTTACTTTAAGTAATGTTTAAGTCATTGTCAATATATTACactttcgttaaaaataactGTATTTAAAACGTAAAGTAACAGCATACAACGTACTGGACATTGATAAAATTGAGGAAGGAAGGGATATGCCCAGGAAGATATATTGGAACACTTAAACAGAAAGAAAGGGGATTGGTCAATACAATTCAGAGtgcaaagaaaataattattctaccAACTGATAAAATAGGAGCataattttcaacgatattaTATGACACTTGTAAACGTGAAAGTACATACCTTAGAATCAAAATTAGCAAAATCTGCAAATCCAGTAGacgtattaaaattattactgtTGTTGTTATCTATTATGCCTTGTTGAGCAGAGAAAGCATTTGCAAAGGGATCGGGTGTAGGAGAAGGTGTAGGCGGTGCCGGTGCTGCTCGTAGAGGACCGGTAGGTCCTTGAGACGGTCGAGGAGGTGCTGGTCGTGGTGGAGGTTGTTTTGCTTTTTTAGGAGGGAGAGCAGGACTAGGACTTTCTGGTCGAGGTGGTGCATGAAGATTTGCGAATGGATCGTCTCCAAATGGATCTTTTGTCGCCTAGGAGAAAAAGAACTGATAAATAAACCAAATAATAGTTgtatttttgaaagaatttattattcctATAATAACTTACTGATGTTGTAGTAGTAGCTTTagtatcgtttctttttccatctcCGAATGGATCAAACGGATCTTGTTTCACAACAGCATTGCTATCATCAAATACGCTAAATGGGTCAGATGTGAATCCCCCTCCTCcccctcctcctcctcctcctcctcctccctgtaattgtaaatatattgctACGTTaggaattatataataatataagtaattatttcaattgaaAGATCTTACAGTAGTATTTGGAGATGAAAATGCACTTCCAAATGGATCCGGTGTTGATGCATTATTAAATGGTTCCGCGAAAGGATCTTGTTCAAACCCATCCATTGTTGCTCCATTTGTATTAGAAAATTGAacgtttttcttattttgaaTCTTATCTTCTTCGCTTGTTTTCTCATATCTATAGATTTTtacacaaaaataataaagtaatattgttataaagACAATTAAGAAATGTACATATTAAATACTTACTCTAAGCTTTCAATTTCGGGATTAAATTGCAGACTAGTATCAGGTACAAGTGTGGCATCCCCAGCTGCAAGTGCAGAGTCATAAAGCGCAATTGCGTCACTCATTTGCCGTTGTTGTTCTTGTAAATGAGTGATTTTTGCTTTTGCTTGACAAATTTGCAACTGTGTATCCTGCAAATTTTTAGTGAGTTCATTTAATTGGTCCCTGCTTTTATTTTGTTGCTGTTCTAACTGCTGTTCTTCTTGTCTCAAGCCTTCCAATTCTTGTCGTTTAAAATTCAGTTCTTCTTCTTGAGCACGCAATACCGATTCTTGCTCTTCTGCTTGTTGACGCAATTTATCAACCTATTATTAATggtaataaagtattatatacgataattcatttattatgacataagtataaaagtatatttctGTAATATGTTAAGTATATTTGTagatacacatatacatatatatgtaacttATAGACTATATACAAGACtaagtatataatttaatgaaGTTTATAGtcacttaataatatattaattacatattgtTAATAACGTACGGTGTTATATCTACACTtaattatttgcaaatttaaaacatatattttttaatacagaaaaatattatatacaatcaTAAGAATTCAAGACTCAAATCTAGATTAAATACTTGTATTTTTATCAGtcttgaaaaaaattaaatttagcaCATAGATTTATATGAAATGCTTTTATAAAGTTAAAACatgatttcataatttttactaGACTGGAGTCTCAAACACAAAGTtgtaagtaaatataattcttttgaTGGCGATCTATGCTACAACCAGTTTATCATGCAATGCAGCAAAGCACTAGCATTAACTATGCAGATGTAACGGAAACAAATAAAgctttttctaaaataatgtgtggtgtatatatattaaatcattagtttatatatttatattttatacatatgcTTATATAGATAGAACTAAAGTcccatataattattttctgaatataattaatacacaaaatgaaattacaaatgtttttatttttaaatttttgtaggTTTATCATTATTCTTCTAAAAAGCTATCccgatttttttcattttatagtattatactTGATGAAGCTATAAGTACTAAAGAATTGTAGCCACTGTCATCTCATAGTAGTGAGAAATAGAATCTGTATTTCACAACCGTACCTGCCCTTCAttaaaagtagaaattttTGATGTAcctttttctgttcttcacgtATCTTCTGCTCGACCTCACTCAAATCTTTATCTACTTCTGTCTTCTATAAGCCAAacataataaaacataataaaacTAAATCATAATGAAGGATCTAAAcacattgtaaaataaaacataaaaatgaattgataaatattctattatataaaatataaattatgttcaTTGAAAAAAAAGTAATCAGAGAAagatcataaataaataaatcagtcAATATGTATGAggagaaataattatataatgtaaaacatgctatatgcataaaaatgattttaagtATCGTATAACTTATACTATGAAATATgcgaaaatgttaaaaaaataatattaaatacaggAAAAGACTCTTACAGTTTATACCTCTTTCCTTAATTGATAACTATTTTgtatgcaaaaaaataatttgtaaaacataTGATAgtgtaataatacaatatgcAGTGTTAAATCATATTATTAAAACTTAATTtgtatcaaataataatttctaaattgtaaaaattgtagtacacttaattatttacatatcttAACAAAAGcattatatacaattcacAAATCCATGTTtctaatttcatatataagCAAAGCTGTACATTCAACAAGCAAATCATCCAAATATAccaaattaaaatgttatttaccTGAGCttttaaatcattcaatcgctTTTGTGCTTCACCTTTCTGATTTTCTAATTGTTTTAATGTAGCAGCAAGTGTATCCAGTTCGCTCTgtaaacttttaatttcaccGTTCTTTATCTTAATATCAGCTTCCTTTTGTGCTATATCTTGTTCCATACTTTGCCTCTCTTTTACAAGTTCTGCTATGTCTTTACTTATCATGTCCAATTCTGGGTTTGAATAACCAGAGACATTATTGTTTtcctaaaaatgaaaatacattttattgaaaataaaaaagagaaataagtTATATGAAATGatgatttaattatataatgacagtacaaatattttttgtgtgcgtataataatatataaaaatgttaggaCTTAAATATCATacgtaatttgaaaatatatttacatttgaatAATCATATTCCATGCAACAAAATTAATACATTCTATATTTCAactatctaaatattttaaataactttaaacagttctaaaatattttttattgggatataattctttataataagtaaaattctatatcatttacaaaaaaaactaccaaataatttttatacaattcaaTTCAACACAATTTTTTGTAGGTACAGGgtctaaaaaattaattctttcttGCTACTGCTATCCATTAGAGAAAGCATtgcaatttttcaatgaattatACACCTCGTATTAAatcaatttatagaaataaaggTGCTGTCATTTATTGTGTTAATTATGAATTCTTCTATGTATTCACGACGAGTTTTAGGTTTGATTTTTTCCGGATCATTCGTATCatacaaagatattaattttgctTTTCTTGCTTCTATTTGTAACTGTTTTGCAAACATAACATTTCTcgccttttctcttttcaagGTAATTATTGGCGTTTTATCATGTATTAAGACAGGCACAATTGTTATACAACTTGCCATATCCaaattgttttcctttttacatAATGAACATATTTCCAATgcatttaaattacatttactaCGTTTTGACATGTTTGTTGATTTCAatgtaaagaaataaatttctaataaataaaaaattgaaaaacgtaTGTCAAGTTTCATAAAACTATAAGATGCGGTTAAAATTGTTgttatatctttatttcttattaaatatagtttctaattttataataggaataaatttatggaaaaaatataatgaacttcgtaaaaaaataaataaaaaattgaataaacaaAAAGGTAATAACTTTTGCCATTTTTCAGCAAAAATATAGTAcagctttttattttccattaagAGAGTGAACTTCTTCTTGATATTAATGAATATGAATATCCAAGAGCAAATGAAACACTTAGAAAGATACACAAAGAGTTATGGCAGGAATATTATGAATGTTTAAAAAagacatataacgatattggaCCAGAAAAGATGATGTATCCAATAGCGTTTGAAGCCCTAGAAGGAACACTTGTCACGTATGATGAAAAGAATACtcttattacttattttataataataacattacTAATACACCAATTTCAGATTAAAATGTCAAATATGTATCTCTCCAATAGAAATCTACGTTAGTGATGATGTAGAATGGTATTTCAATAATACTGTTAGCAATGATACAAGTAGGCTTACAGAATCAGATGATGTGTTCATTTCCCCAGAAGACAGATCATTGATAATACATAACATTAAGGTAcaatttagtaaataaatattttttgccaTAATAATACAACAGTCTTTACAGTCTGAACAAGCTGGTCAATATTGGTGTAAATTTGGGGATACATTAtcaatatattactatatatccATTGACACTGATCTTGAAGGAGTAAAAACTGTATATCCTACAACAGCACCCAATATGCCTCATGCAATGCCACAAAATATTGTatcagaatataatttaaacatcTATACAACATGGACCAAATGGTCCTTATGTTCTAACTGTAATGTAGTTGGTAAAAAAGTTCGGTATGGATATTGTACTGTTTCTTCACGTGCAGATGTCAACAAGAAAAGtataatagaagaaaaacaaCTTGCAGATTATAAACGGCAAagtatactttttttttctactatGCATTATCtatcttaaaatttcaaaatgtgtaACATTTAGCTGCAGAGAATGAACAAAATGGAACAATAGAAACTACAACCACAATTCAGGATCAAATTGTAGATAAAAGTATGAATGATAAAATCAAAATGGTTTTACGTTTATTTAGAAACAAAATACCttgtaaaagtaaatatttgcCAAAAGCTTTGGACATTTCGAATATTAAAGAGAGAAGAACAGAAATTATGGTGCGCTATTGTAaggtattattaaatattatgcaaataagaatatttcgtGTAGtgcttaatatttaatatacaattaagaTAAAGTGtccagaaaatataatattcgaagTACGAGATAAGAAGGGAAATGTACTTGAAAGTGCAAATAATAGTGCTGGTATATATTCTATGGTTCAAGGAATGCCCGCTCCATCACCGCCAGTTATACGCACaacaatttatcaaaaatacgataaaaaagcAGTTCTTGTGTGTCCAGGGTAAaataacattgaaaattaaagaaatacattcaaactttttttgcttttccagaaatttaaatacagaTGTACCAATTAATTGGAAAGTAGATGACAAAATCTTAAATCCGTCTATTGTAAAAGACCAGTCTGAaggaagaatttattttaattcgcaaatgcatataattttcaaatcattaaaatttcaagatgcaaatatatataggtaaatagttatttagttattaaatcgaattaaataataatactttaaatataattcataatgACTCTGTTTACAGTTGCTGGCAAAGAAATGAAATCGTtggtgtaataaaattaaatgtaactGGAGAAATGGAACTACAAACAAATTACAGTGTTATTATGATTGGTGGAATGTTAATAATTGTTGTATTCATGATTGTGTTTTGGAGGGCATTTCAAACTCGTAAACGTTTTACAATACATTGACTGTATCGTGCactatttctttaaaataaaacaacacATGATGTTGCAAAAAAAGTATGAATAActaagaaagaaggaaagaattattttaatacaataagATATTTACCACAACAGATTCAGTTGGTTTTCGCATGGATGGTGGTATCATATCAGGGCTCAAAGCTGTGGGTGGTTCAACACCCCTGAGTTTTTGTTTAATAAGCCACATAGCTAGAGCAAATTGTTCTTTATTTAACTTTCCACTTTGACATGTGTCACAAAGACtcctgaaaaataaataagaaatttctttcattttttccttattcttTACTAACCAGTAAacagtataattaaaaaaaaaatatatatatatatatataccatatATGAGCTAAGACAGTCTGTGGAAGTCCACTTTGAAGGAAGACATCTTTGATTTCAATACCTGAGACATACCCATCCATATCCAGATCAGCTTGCAAAAATAGTTTGTCTGCTGCTATTTGATCCTCAGATGAAACTACCCACTGTACATTCGtctatatcatatatttttatgttaggattagaatatttaatttttatttttatttaacaatcgAAATACCTTTACTGTATCCAAACCAACCATGCTCTTCACTGGAGGTACATTAGGTAGAGGTGGAATAGATGGTGGGACTGTTGTAATTACAGCAATTGGTGCAGGAGATTTTGGTACTGATGTTGTAGAATCTTTCCTTTTTGCTGGTGGCATTAACTCCGGTGGAAGTACACTTGGTATAGCATATTTCTCTAAAGCTTTATACACTAAATGCACAGCctgtatcaaataaataatacatcaaattatattatagaaataaaaaattaatttattataactgtcttgtatattatatagtaagtTACTTACAACAACAAATTCATGTCTATCCAGCATACCATCTTTATCCATATCTGCAAGATCCCAAATCTTTCCAAGTGTATCCAAAGGAAGTTTACTATCCATAAGAACATCCTTTACTTTATTCCCAGGTATATATCCATTTGAAGGTTGCAAACTGTCAAAAAGTTGATCATATTTGGCTCTTTCTGAAGGTTTAATAGACCAATCTCCGTTATTGACAGATGTTATTACTGGTACagtatttactatatttttttgaGATATTACAGGAATATCAccctaaaaatatataatggcgataagtaaaataatttatttcgtgtattaaataatgtaacagtTTACCATTTTTGGAGGTGgcaattctatatttaaatttgacaTACTAAGGTCTCTTCCTGCTTGGGCTAATGCACAAAGTTTTAGAGCAACAAAAAGACCAGATTTGTCTAATGATCCGCGTGATTGTGGATCTGCCATATCCCATATCTTACTTAGTACAACATCACTCAGCTGGGATTTCTTAAGAAATCTTGCAGCTTCCATCGCACCAATTCGTCCATATCCATTTGGATCCACCTTCATATGTCATGCGTCATATAACATATTAATCaactatttaatttcaaaccatctaaatatataaacatataagatattactatatgaaagtACATAAAACTATACCTGGTTATAATAAGCTTCATATATAGCAGTATGGCTTCCAGCCACCtgtataaaaacaaatttattaaatgtatatatctatgtatatattcacTCCTATTATATCATAAATTGTATCATATGACAAACTGTTAATAGTATTATGCATAAATAACTCATACAAATTGCCgcaaatgtataatatattaacattaacaaatatatgaataaaagcttcaaattattaaattttatgatatgtaagttttaactattttattaaaaagtttatcAAGAAGTACATAGAGGAGATAATGTATTTAATGTAGATTTATCGAAAGATTATTTGTATGTACTGTCAACGAAGTTTAAGTGATTGACGACACAAGTATGGTTGTATTTAGAATGTGTATGGCAAAAGATGGTATCGCTTTACACGGAAGTAAGATGAATCTTTCAAAAAatctaattaataatagatctagtatattgaatattatagcctgataaagttataaaaattataatatacctGCGTGGGTGATGGCAGGGCGGCCATACTTGCATTGAACACTGGCTTAACCAATCAGACTATGAATCGATAGTATGTCATATTAACTATTTTACTTAACATTTTACAGAACAATTGTTATTGTCAGATACATTAACGAAACGTAGAACAGCGATTATATTTTTCCTGTCAAATTATttgaacgaacgaaagaaagtaaatgaaatttatcaaCAATATGAAACACTTCTGCCGCTTGTAGCGCTCGATTGCCGTCTTATATCACCCGTGCCTTATATTCTCATATTCCACCTTCTTTTCATCAACCGATAATCATGCAAACTAGACTTCATGCGCACGATGTAAACTTTCGATTCAAATTGAGTATCTATGTAACTTGaatatctatatatctatattattttatagataattTGTATCGAAATGAgttatttcaaatttgaatACAACTTTCGATTAACTGTTCTGTAgtgtattgaaaattattcatttattgttttctaaaattatgaacaagtttatttttccaatCAATTGAAAAGTATGCTGTAAAAAGAgtacattttaatttacatttttggtctttttatcattttattaaaaaattgacaaGTATCACTACTATTGGTGCTGCTACTCTCCAATTTGTATTGTTGTAGTAAAATAGGTTATGCTATAATACGTATGTAGAACCAATGTTAGTAATTtaccataatatataatttatacgatttttacataaaaatacgtGATATACATTagaaagagaatgaaaaaatcGAATGACGCGTTAGTGGTAAAATGAATCAGAACGAATTGAAACGATCGaccgaaatatttttccttgaACAATTTCGAGTAAGAAAATTGTCTTTACCGAGATTATATTGGacattaattgaaaatagCACAATATAATCAAATCTCTGGt
It includes:
- the LOC139998253 gene encoding uncharacterized protein; the protein is MMYPIAFEALEGTLVTLKCQICISPIEIYVSDDVEWYFNNTVSNDTSRLTESDDVFISPEDRSLIIHNIKSEQAGQYWCKFGDTLSIYYYISIDTDLEGVKTVYPTTAPNMPHAMPQNIVSEYNLNIYTTWTKWSLCSNCNVVGKKVRYGYCTVSSRADVNKKSIIEEKQLADYKRQTAENEQNGTIETTTTIQDQIVDKSMNDKIKMVLRLFRNKIPCKSKYLPKALDISNIKERRTEIMVRYCKIKCPENIIFEVRDKKGNVLESANNSAGIYSMVQGMPAPSPPVIRTTIYQKYDKKAVLVCPGNLNTDVPINWKVDDKILNPSIVKDQSEGRIYFNSQMHIIFKSLKFQDANIYSCWQRNEIVGVIKLNVTGEMELQTNYSVIMIGGMLIIVVFMIVFWRAFQTRKRFTIH
- the Eps-15 gene encoding epidermal growth factor receptor pathway substrate 15 isoform X1, coding for MAALPSPTQVAGSHTAIYEAYYNQVDPNGYGRIGAMEAARFLKKSQLSDVVLSKIWDMADPQSRGSLDKSGLFVALKLCALAQAGRDLSMSNLNIELPPPKMGDIPVISQKNIVNTVPVITSVNNGDWSIKPSERAKYDQLFDSLQPSNGYIPGNKVKDVLMDSKLPLDTLGKIWDLADMDKDGMLDRHEFVVAVHLVYKALEKYAIPSVLPPELMPPAKRKDSTTSVPKSPAPIAVITTVPPSIPPLPNVPPVKSMVGLDTVKTNVQWVVSSEDQIAADKLFLQADLDMDGYVSGIEIKDVFLQSGLPQTVLAHIWSLCDTCQSGKLNKEQFALAMWLIKQKLRGVEPPTALSPDMIPPSMRKPTESVVENNNVSGYSNPELDMISKDIAELVKERQSMEQDIAQKEADIKIKNGEIKSLQSELDTLAATLKQLENQKGEAQKRLNDLKAQKTEVDKDLSEVEQKIREEQKKVDKLRQQAEEQESVLRAQEEELNFKRQELEGLRQEEQQLEQQQNKSRDQLNELTKNLQDTQLQICQAKAKITHLQEQQRQMSDAIALYDSALAAGDATLVPDTSLQFNPEIESLEYEKTSEEDKIQNKKNVQFSNTNGATMDGFEQDPFAEPFNNASTPDPFGSAFSSPNTTGGGGGGGGGGGGGFTSDPFSVFDDSNAVVKQDPFDPFGDGKRNDTKATTTTSATKDPFGDDPFANLHAPPRPESPSPALPPKKAKQPPPRPAPPRPSQGPTGPLRAAPAPPTPSPTPDPFANAFSAQQGIIDNNNSNNFNTSTGFADFANFDSKPEPTLTRTAPPRPTSRTHTVSTVTPKLPDFTEDPFRDYRYEDPFNIPDPFADDAEDHNANKSETTAGNVDPFSYGTTSVLSRKNSFTKSFDIDFSNTFPLTKSKFEKDNAKFDTDFVKAFSDDNRNIKTIDSDAFSNFKIKTVDIDEAFSTKNEKSARRQGQDLAHNRSKTTFNDKKSKNDMGKIWNGNSAPPLSLSEEEQFVWASQQSLKTEEERRKRKQQEEAELALALELSKQEKSGKL
- the Eps-15 gene encoding epidermal growth factor receptor pathway substrate 15 isoform X2 produces the protein MAALPSPTQVAGSHTAIYEAYYNQVDPNGYGRIGAMEAARFLKKSQLSDVVLSKIWDMADPQSRGSLDKSGLFVALKLCALAQAGRDLSMSNLNIELPPPKMGDIPVISQKNIVNTVPVITSVNNGDWSIKPSERAKYDQLFDSLQPSNGYIPGNKVKDVLMDSKLPLDTLGKIWDLADMDKDGMLDRHEFVVAVHLVYKALEKYAIPSVLPPELMPPAKRKDSTTSVPKSPAPIAVITTVPPSIPPLPNVPPVKSMVGLDTVKTNVQWVVSSEDQIAADKLFLQADLDMDGYVSGIEIKDVFLQSGLPQTVLAHIWSLCDTCQSGKLNKEQFALAMWLIKQKLRGVEPPTALSPDMIPPSMRKPTESVVENNNVSGYSNPELDMISKDIAELVKERQSMEQDIAQKEADIKIKNGEIKSLQSELDTLAATLKQLENQKGEAQKRLNDLKAQVDKLRQQAEEQESVLRAQEEELNFKRQELEGLRQEEQQLEQQQNKSRDQLNELTKNLQDTQLQICQAKAKITHLQEQQRQMSDAIALYDSALAAGDATLVPDTSLQFNPEIESLEYEKTSEEDKIQNKKNVQFSNTNGATMDGFEQDPFAEPFNNASTPDPFGSAFSSPNTTGGGGGGGGGGGGGFTSDPFSVFDDSNAVVKQDPFDPFGDGKRNDTKATTTTSATKDPFGDDPFANLHAPPRPESPSPALPPKKAKQPPPRPAPPRPSQGPTGPLRAAPAPPTPSPTPDPFANAFSAQQGIIDNNNSNNFNTSTGFADFANFDSKPEPTLTRTAPPRPTSRTHTVSTVTPKLPDFTEDPFRDYRYEDPFNIPDPFADDAEDHNANKSETTAGNVDPFSYGTTSVLSRKNSFTKSFDIDFSNTFPLTKSKFEKDNAKFDTDFVKAFSDDNRNIKTIDSDAFSNFKIKTVDIDEAFSTKNEKSARRQGQDLAHNRSKTTFNDKKSKNDMGKIWNGNSAPPLSLSEEEQFVWASQQSLKTEEERRKRKQQEEAELALALELSKQEKSGKL
- the Eps-15 gene encoding epidermal growth factor receptor pathway substrate 15 isoform X3, encoding MAALPSPTQVAGSHTAIYEAYYNQVDPNGYGRIGAMEAARFLKKSQLSDVVLSKIWDMADPQSRGSLDKSGLFVALKLCALAQAGRDLSMSNLNIELPPPKMGDIPVISQKNIVNTVPVITSVNNGDWSIKPSERAKYDQLFDSLQPSNGYIPGNKVKDVLMDSKLPLDTLGKIWDLADMDKDGMLDRHEFVVAVHLVYKALEKYAIPSVLPPELMPPAKRKDSTTSVPKSPAPIAVITTVPPSIPPLPNVPPVKSMVGLDTVKTNVQWVVSSEDQIAADKLFLQADLDMDGYVSGIEIKDVFLQSGLPQTVLAHIWSLCDTCQSGKLNKEQFALAMWLIKQKLRGVEPPTALSPDMIPPSMRKPTESVVENNNVSGYSNPELDMISKDIAELVKERQSMEQDIAQKEADIKIKNGEIKSLQSELDTLAATLKQLENQKGEAQKRLNDLKAQKTEVDKDLSEVEQKIREEQKKVDKLRQQAEEQESVLRAQEEELNFKRQELEGLRQEEQQLEQQQNKSRDQLNELTKNLQDTQLQICQAKAKITHLQEQQRQMSDAIALYDSALAAGDATLVPDTSLQFNPEIESLEYEKTSEEDKIQNKKNVQFSNTNGATMDGFEQDPFAEPFNNASTPDPFGSAFSSPNTTGGGGGGGGGGGGGFTSDPFSVFDDSNAVVKQDPFDPFGDGKRNDTKATTTTSATKDPFGDDPFANLHAPPRPESPSPALPPKKAKQPPPRPAPPRPSQGPTGPLRAAPAPPTPSPTPDPFANAFSAQQGIIDNNNSNNFNTSTGFADFANFDSK